CTTCTGTATTTCGGGACGCCCTACAGAGCCCTTCCATCTCTTGGCCTGGATATAGATTACATCAAGGCCCAGCTTGTCTTCCTTAATAATGCCATCGATTCCTTCATCCCCGCTACGGCCCATGGCTTTACCAGCATCCTTAATCGAGCCTCCATAACCCATTTTGACCAAGAGCTTTACCACCAATTGTTCAAAGAACTCAGGGGTGTTGCTTGAGGTATAAGAAAGAAGTTCGCTAGCCAAACTGCTGCGAAGTTCTTGGTATGCGTTTTCAAATATTTCTTCAGGAGTGGAGGTACGTTCCTCATTATTGGCACTGACATTGTCATCTTCTTTACTTTGCATGCCGCTGGGATTATGGAAGTCCACAAACTCTGGATACTCCTTTAACTGGTTGACGCGAATAGTTGTCGGGTTCGTATCGAGTAACTCCTTCCCTCGCTTTGTAATTCGAAAAAATCCCCGTTTGGGCCTCTCCAGGAGAAGTGCCTTGGCCAGATATACATTGGCCCATGCGACCCGGTTCTTGAAAGTGGTCTGCTTTCCGCTGGGCAACATTTCGCGCAGGTCAGCATCACTCATCTTGAAATTTTCCGACATCACGACATAAGCATCTTTCAAACTATGCGTTTCGCCGTCTGCGCTGAATTTCAAGAGCGGCAAAAAGAAGGACTGAAAATCGGGTACGGCCACGGTGTTTCTCCTGCAAGTTAAATGGCAAAGTTAAATGGGGTCAGAGTAAAATTAAAGAACAGCTTGGGTCGAGCTTGACATTCCCACTAAGCGTCAAGTCCACATATCTCCTGA
This portion of the Desulfobulbaceae bacterium genome encodes:
- a CDS encoding restriction endonuclease — protein: MAVPDFQSFFLPLLKFSADGETHSLKDAYVVMSENFKMSDADLREMLPSGKQTTFKNRVAWANVYLAKALLLERPKRGFFRITKRGKELLDTNPTTIRVNQLKEYPEFVDFHNPSGMQSKEDDNVSANNEERTSTPEEIFENAYQELRSSLASELLSYTSSNTPEFFEQLVVKLLVKMGYGGSIKDAGKAMGRSGDEGIDGIIKEDKLGLDVIYIQAKRWKGSVGRPEIQK